The Dromaius novaehollandiae isolate bDroNov1 chromosome 5, bDroNov1.hap1, whole genome shotgun sequence genome window below encodes:
- the LOC112989499 gene encoding LOW QUALITY PROTEIN: NACHT, LRR and PYD domains-containing protein 3-like (The sequence of the model RefSeq protein was modified relative to this genomic sequence to represent the inferred CDS: inserted 1 base in 1 codon; substituted 1 base at 1 genomic stop codon) — translation MAGENCAIDVLLQALQDLLPEDFLKFKNKLSYISYKERWNIPKNSLEKASHAYTLVNCMKEHYGEDIAMEIATGVFEEMNRRDLADKIQDEKVKEYKQKYRAHVIREFLAYKEVNACLGENLTISSRYTNLMIVIKLHTKREEQETSGVSQRHADTSKEQANTAVTVAQLFQPDEEGQAPHTIVLVGAAGMGKTMTMRKTMVEWAEGVLYTQFEYVFYLNCKEISLTKGMSAADFISKCCPHRSTPIGKILNSQKKVLLLIDGLEYLRFSLLQPEDDLSCDPREEKPLETTLTSLFKKIILPESSLLITTRPTALQTLGRCLEGKHYAEILGFSAAAREEYFHRFFDTDDKADTALRFVKGNKILFTMCLVPIMSWTVCTVLKQELXKKKNLTASSKTTTRMYVFYLSRLLKSRAGDSKQDLQQFLRKLCCLAADGMWIHKVLFEEKEIKERGLDQPDLLSLFLNENILKKGTDHGNVYSFIHLHLQEFFAAMFYVLEDEEETVGNSGTHAKDIKILLENYSKSRKDLMLTMSFLFGLVNGKSIEYMDQKFGCRLSPKFKEAMLRSIQTRPRGISPPGKGTTKIEELAIFHCLFEIYKEDFVKRALNCFTGIDLHDIKLTPYDQMALSFCIKQWTGLDSVTFKGCSFEQQDFEEKLVTGATPELYWLHWCGLTEGCCEDLARLLAMHPSLDQLELGDSKLGDSSVRLLCEGLRQPACRLRALRLWYFCFTSACCEDLATVLSTSRHLMELDLSCNDELRDAGVQLLCEGLQHPACQLQTLRLGSCRLTGTCCGDLAALLFVNQSLTCLDLSDNELGGAGVQQLCQLLKYPACQLQRVGLNTSGLKEETQQELVALKRIKPNLKIGYFFXQDALQPRRMAQLPSHRGVLLGRGGGRAGKLFPSFMGDPFYNRNSF, via the exons ATGGCAGGAGAAAATTGTGCAATAGATGTCCTCTTACAAGCACTGCAAGACCTTTTACCTGAGGATTTTCTAAAGTTTAAGAATAAATTATCATACATTAGTTACAAAGAAAGATGGAATATCCCCAAGAATTCATTGGAAAAAGCCAGCCATGCTTACACACTTGTCAACTGCATGAAAGAGCACTATGGAGAAGACATTGCAATGGAGATAGCAACTGGTGTGTTTGAAGAGATGAACCGGAGAGACCTCGCTGATAAAATCCAAGATGAGAAAGTCAAAG agtacaaacagaaatacagagcGCACGTGATAAGAGAGTTCCTTGCGTATAAAGAGGTAAATGCTTGTCTCGGTGAGAACCTGACCATAAGTAGCCGATACACCAACCTGATGATTGTTATAAAGCTTCACACCAAAAGGGAAGAACAGGAAACCAGTGGTGTAAGCCAGAGACATGCAGACACCAGCAAAGAGCAAGCTAACACTGCTGTTACTGTGGCACAACTGTTTCAACCTGATGAAGAAGGACAAGCACCACACACCATTGTGCTGGTGggagctgcagggatgggaaagacaatgacaatGAGGAAGACTATGGTGGAGTGGGCAGAAGGAGTCCTTTATACACAGTTTGAGTATGTTTTCTACCTCAACTGTAAAGAAATTAGTCTGACTAAAGGAATGAGTGCTGCAgactttatttcaaaatgctgtCCCCATAGAAGTACACCAATTGGAAAGATTCTGAATAGCCAAAAAAAGGTCCTGCTCCTTATTGATGGCTTGGAATACCTgagattttctttgcttcagcCAGAAGATGACCTGAGCTGTGATCCCAGGGAAGAGAAGCCACTGGAAACCACTCTGACCagtttatttaagaaaattattCTCCCTGAATCCTCCTTGCTGATCACTACGAGGCCAACGGCCCTCCAGACTCTGGGGCGGTGCTTAGAGGGCAAGCATTATGCAGAAATATTGGGCTTCTCAGCAGCTGCAAGGGAGGAATATTTCCACAGGTTTTTTGACACTGATGATAAAGCAGATACAGCCTTGAGGTTTGtcaaaggaaacaaaatacttttcacCATGTGCCTTGTCCCCATCATGAGTTGGACTGTCTGCACTGTGCTGAAACAAGaactttagaagaagaaaaatcttacagCAAGTTCTAAAACAACCACAAGAATGTATGTGTTTTACCTTTCCAGATTactgaagagcagagcaggtgaCAGCAAACAGGACCTGCAGCAGTTCCTGCGCAAACTTTGCTGCTTGGCTGCTGATGGGATGTGGATACACAAGGTGCTGTTTGAGGAAAAGGAAATCAAGGAGCGGGGCTTAGATCAGCCAgaccttctctccctcttcctcaatgagaacattttaaagaaaggCACAGACCACGGGAATGTCTACAGCTTCATTCACTTGCACCTCCAGGAGTTCTTCGCAGCAATGTTTTACGTCCTAGAGGATGAGGAGGAGACAGTAGGCAACTCGGGGACTCATGCGAAGGACATAAAAATCTTACTTGAAAACTATAGCAAATCTAGAAAGGATTTGATGTTAACAATGAGTTTCTTGTTTGGTCTGGTAAATGGAAAATCCATAGAATACATGGACCAAAAATTTGGGTGTAGACTTTCACCAAAATTTAAGGAAGCTATGCTGAGATCAATTCAAACAAGGCCTAGAGGAATTTCACCTCCAGGTAAAGGGACAACAAAGATTGAGGAGTTGGctatttttcactgtttgtttgAGATTTACAAAGAAGACTTTGTGAAGCGTGCCTTGAATTGTTTCACTGGGATAGACTTGCATGACATCAAGCTGACTCCATATGATCAAATGGCTCTTTCGTTCTGCATCAAGCAGTGGACTGGACTGGACTCAGTGACTTTCAAAGGGTGCTCCTTTGAACAGCAAGATTTCGAGGAAAAGTTAGTCACAGGCGCCACACCAGAGTTATATTG GTTGCACTGGTGCGGCCTCACAGAGGGCTGCTGCGAGGACCTCGCCAGGCTGCTGGCCATGCACCCCAGCCTGGACCAGCTGGAGCTAGGTGACAGCAAGCTGGGTGACAGCAGTGTGCGGCTGCTGTGCGAGGGGCTGCGGCAGCCCGCCTGCCGGCTGCGGGCCCTGCG GCTGTGGTACTTCTGCTTCACAAGTGCCTGCTGTGAGGATCTTGCCACTGTACTCAGCACCAGCCGGCACCTGATGGAACTGGATTTGTCCTGTAATGATGAGCTGAGAGATGCGGGCGTGCAGCTGCTGTGTGAAGGGCTCCAGCATCCCGCCTGCCAGCTGCAGACACTGA GATTGGGGAGCTGTCGCCTCACTGGCACGTGCTGTGGGGACTTGGCTGCTCTGCTCTTTGTCAACCAGAGCTTGACCTGCCTGGATCTGAGTGATAACGAGCTTGGAGGTGCTGGggtgcagcagctctgccagctacTGAAGTATCCTgcctgccagctgcagagagTGGG ATTGAACACATCTGGACTAAAGgaagaaacacagcaggagctggtTGCGCTCAAGAGAATAAAGCCCAACCTGAAGATAGGGTATTTTT AGCAAGATGCCCTGCAGCCAAGGCGTATGGCCCAGTTGCCCTCTCACCGGGGAGTCCTGTTAGGCAGAGGTGGAGGAAGGGCCGGGAAGCTGTTTCCTTCTTTTATGGGAGATCCTTTTTACAACAGGAATAGTTTCTAG